The DNA region CAGCCGAGCACCAGGTGACCGGGATCCTGGCCGAGTACCCGTACGGCGGCGCCTACGACGTCGCGGTCAGCGAAGGCCGCTTCACACCCTCGAAAGCGCATCACGGCACCGCCGATCACGTCGCCGCCTTCAGCCCGGGGTTACGTCATATCCACCTGACCGGCGGCCGCCCAGGCCAATAGACGTCCGCTTCATGCCGCTGACCGACCCTGCCGGCGGCGAACCCGGCATTGGCTCAAGTGAAGCGATCCGGGTTGGAGGAGGCTTTGATGCGTCTCGCTCAATCGGAGACCAGTCCCCGCCGCGCCCGCGCTCACTGAACAGCAATTGAGATATGCGACGATGAATCATGATGTCCAGAATGCGAGCGGGTTGGGATCCTCTGGCGGTGATCACGGCCCTGATCGTTCTGGTCATAATGGGCCTGTACCTTGGATTCGTCGCTCAGCAGGACGGTCAGGTGCTTGCCTGGTTCCTCGGCGCACTGGCCTCGGGTGCACTTCTTGCGTTCTACGGCGCAGTCCGTACGGCGCTCTGGCGGGGACTGGCGCTAACGGTGGCGGGCGTAATCCTGATGGTGGCCGGAATCCTCGGCATTCTCTCCATCGGCCTTCCGATCCTCGGCGCGGGTGTGCTGGCCTTGGTCGCTGCTGCGCGTGCACGGCAAGATCGACTATAAGTGCGAACGCGGCGCATCCGCCGCGACGGGCGCCACGGGCGCCACGGGCGCCACAGCCTTCCACCACCACGGGCGACGGGAGTCTCGAACGGTGTGGCGGTGGCGACACGGCTGCAGGAAGTCTGCCTGAAATTTACAGCGGTGTCCGTCACGGACCAGCGGTCCGAGCAAATCGCCTCCCTTTCTGTTGACGCACTCCCGCCTCCTCTTTAGCGTGAGGCCTCCGTGGGTGATCGGCATTTTTTGTTATCGCTAACAGTGTGCACAAGTGAAAGTTGACCCAGCAATTCAGATCTAGTGATGGGACATTTCATGGCACTGAGCATGGCGTCTGATGGTTACTCATCAGGACCATCGCGGAACATCCGGTCGTTGCGCCGATTGCTGATCGCCCTTGTGGTGACCGCGCTCACCGCAGTGGCAGCCCTCGTCCCCGCGCCGTCGGCCAATGCCGCCACCAGCCAATTCCGAGGCATGAACTGGGCCGTGCTGGGCGACAACTTCAGCACCGGCACGCTCGTCCTGCAGGGCCTGAGCCAGTCCGACAGCAACGCGACAGTACGGGCCAAGGCCAACTCGCTCTACGACTACATGGAATACATCATGGGGGTCAACACCGTCCGGCTGCCCATCAACACCCACACGGTGGCCAACACGACCTGGTGGAACTCCTACCGCGGCGCCATCGACGCCGCCACCGACCGTGGATTCAAGGTCATCCTGGCCTATTGGGAGGACGGCGCAGCCTCCGGCGGCAGGATCACGAACCTCGCCGCATGGAACGCGATGTGGTCCAGCGTGATCAGCACGTACGGCTCGAACGGCAACGTCTACTTCGAGCCGATGAACGAGCCGCACGGCTACTCATCGGCGGAGTGGCGCAACGTAGCGGCGAACTGGCTCAGCACTCACACCGCGGCGGTGCCCGGCCGGGTGCTCATCGGCGGCACCGGCTTCAGCCAGGACCTCCGGGACATCTGCAACGACAGCCGCTTCAACTCGACGCTGCTGTCCTTCCACTACTACGCCTTCTTCTACAGCGCGATGACCTACGACGCCTTCCGAAGCCACATCCAGACGCTTCTGGGCAACTGCGCCTCCCGCGCGGTCGCGACGGAATACGGCGCGCCGATGTCCACCGGCCTCAACTACGCCGACCCGAACAGCACCGACAACTTCGTGCGGTACCTCCGCGCCATGGCCC from Microbispora sp. ZYX-F-249 includes:
- a CDS encoding RICIN domain-containing protein, which produces MRRLLIALVVTALTAVAALVPAPSANAATSQFRGMNWAVLGDNFSTGTLVLQGLSQSDSNATVRAKANSLYDYMEYIMGVNTVRLPINTHTVANTTWWNSYRGAIDAATDRGFKVILAYWEDGAASGGRITNLAAWNAMWSSVISTYGSNGNVYFEPMNEPHGYSSAEWRNVAANWLSTHTAAVPGRVLIGGTGFSQDLRDICNDSRFNSTLLSFHYYAFFYSAMTYDAFRSHIQTLLGNCASRAVATEYGAPMSTGLNYADPNSTDNFVRYLRAMAQVMRDNQMGGTYWPALGGKITAGLGYDHYSMWALGGSGTNLTLAVRNQSGADRVRYGWGDTVGDSTPSPQPETFYRLNVRHSGKAMDVQQASTNNSARVDQYTYGGNPWQQWQFQDAGSGYWRIVSRHSGKCLDVVGASTADGAELIQYTCGTGANQQFQMVANGGYFQLRARHSGKCVDVPAASTADGVILKQYSCNTGANQQWSRTAV